In the genome of Streptomyces lydicus, the window CTGCTCTGCGCCGACGGCCTCGCCGCCGAGTGCAAGTCCCTCGGTCTGGAGTGACCGGCCCCGGTCAGGGGGAAGAGCGGACCGGCCGCCCGAGCCGGCCGTACGCGGCCCGCGCCGTGCATTCCCCCTGACCCCCCTGACCCCCCTGCCCCCTCTGATCTCTCTGATCTCTCAGGGCGATCCGGTGGTGCCCACCGCCTCGACCAACGGCAGCATGCGATGCGGCACCCGCTCGCGCAGCGCCACCTCCGTACGGGTGCGGACCACGCCCGGCAGGCTGATCAGCCGCTGGATCACATCCTCCAGATGCTCCGCGTCCCGTGCCACCACCCGGGTGAGCAGATCTCCGCCGCCGGTCGTCGAGAACGCCTCGATGATCTGCGGGACCTCCGCCAGCGCATCGGCCACCTCCTCCAGATGGCCCTGGGTGACCTCGATGTGGACGAAGGCGAGAACGGGGTGACCGAGCGCGGCGGGGGACAGGCGGGGGCTGTAGGCGGTGATCACACCGTCCCGTTCGAGGCGGTCGAGGCGCGCCTGCACGGTGCCCCTGGCGACCCCGAGGAGACGTGCGTACTCCCGCACGCTGGTGCGCGGCTGCTCCAGCAGCAGCCGAAGGATCTTGGCGTCGAGGGCATCCACGGACATGGTGCAACGGCCTCCTCACGAGGGCGGCGGGCTTCCTGGGGAGTCGTGACTGTACCCAGGGCCCCGGTGAAGGCGGTGCCGGGTGAGTCATCTGCGCGCCTGGTCCGTGTCCCTGCGTCCCTGCATCCCGGCACGACGGCACGACGGTGCGGCGGTCCCGGGTCGCGGTCCGACCCGCAGACCGGGCTCTCGCCCCGCTACCGCCACCCATTGGCCCCCTCTTGGCCCTGCGTGAGCGCATCCAGCTATACCAATGGCACAGCCTTCACGGCGTCTGTTGAGCAACGTGCCGAAGAAGTGTTGTGATGGCCCAGTCGATGGCGCTGCGGGATTCCGCGGCGCCTTTTTCATGCCGGATTCATGCCGGAACGGCGAAGGGCGGAAAGCTGTGCTGAAGAGGATGTTCGTGGCTCCGGATCCGGGGTGGCTGCGGCTGCGCAGCGCCGCCCGGTCCGTCCTCGGCATCGGCCTGGCGGTCACCGTGTGCGGTCTCGCCGGGCACTCGCTCGTCGCGGCCATCGCCGGCGGGCTCGCCGCGCTGCTCGCCCTCTTCACGGTCACCGACGCGACGGTCCGGGCGCAGATGGTCACCACCGGCCTGCTGCCCGTGGTCGGCCTTCCGGTGCTCGCCGTCGCGGCGGTGCTCCACGACCACCCGGTGGGGCGGGGCGCGGTCTTCGCCGCGGTGGTGGGTGCGGGGGTCTACGCCCGCCGCTGGGGGCCGCGCGGCCATGCGCTGGGGGTGTTCGCGTTCATGACCTTCTTCGCTGCGCAGTTCCTGCACACGGTGCCGGGCCAACTGCCCGAGCTGTACGCCGCGGTGGCCCTTGCCCTGACCGCCTCCTCGCTCGTCCGCTTCGGAGTGTGGTGCTACGAACGCCGGCTGCCCCCGGCCGTCCCGCCCCCCGCGCCACCGGCCGGCAGGGGGCTCGCCCGGGCGACCACCCGCCAGGCGGTCCAGGCCACCGCCGGCAGCGCGTTCGCCCTCCTCGTGGGCCAGTTGCTCTCCGAGCAGCGCTGGTACTGGGCCGTGGGCGCCACCTGGTGGATCTTCGTGAACACCACCTCGCGCGGCGAGACGCTGGTGCGCGGCTTCCGCCGGACTCTCGGCACGGTGATCGGCATCGTCCTCGGTCTGCTCGTCGTCGTCCCGCTGCACGGCGCCGCGGTCCCCACGGCGGTCCTGGTCGCGGTGAGCGTGTTCGGGATCTTCTACACCGCCGCCGTCTCGTATACCTGGATGATGCTCGCGGTGACCTTGATGGCCACGTTGCTGTACGGGCTGCTGGGAGTGCTGGACCCCGGCCTGCTCGCGCTGCGTCTCGCCGAGACCGGTGTGGGGGCGCTCGGCGCGGCGCTCGCGGTGGTCTTCGTGCTGCCCGTCACCACCCATGCCACCACCGACGCCTGGATCGAGCGCGCCCTGCGCTGTGTGCACCACTGCACTGCCGAGGCCGCCGCCCGCCTCGCGGGCTCCGCGACCGCCGACCCCGCCCCGCACATCGCCGAGCTGGGGCCGTTGCTGAGCCGGGTGCGGCTGTCGCTCTCCCCGCTGGTGCACCCCCTCAGCCCGCTGCGTGCCCGCAAGGCGCGAGCACGTCAGGTGCTGGCGCTGCTCGACGACTGCGCCCGTGAGGTGCGCGGGCTGGCCTCCATCGCCGCCGACCCGGAGGCCTCCCACGATGCCCGGCTCACCGCCTCGTGCCAGCGTGTGGAGGCCGCCGTCGAGGCGCTGACCACACCGCGCGGGGCCCGCGATGCGGGAGCCGCCGCCATCGTGGTGGCGCACCCGCCCGCCGCGGAACCCGCACTGGCCCATCTCCACGGCCTGGAGCGGGCACTGGCCGAACTCTCCGCGCCGCTCCGCAGCTCTCCGCGCGCTCCGCTGGTCGACGCCTGATCACGGTCCTTCCGGACGCACGCACGGACAGACCGACCGACAGACAGACAGACGGACGGACGGACGGACGCGGGGCGGGTGCGGGGCAGGTGCGCCCGCCTCGGCATCGCGTCCGGAGCGCGCCGTGACGCACGGGGGAGCCCCCCCGTGACGCACGTACGGCCCCCGGGCTCACGACAGCGCTCGCCCATGGGCGGGAACCGGCCATCGCGACCGCGGCCCCGCCCCCGGCTGTTAGCGTCGCCGGGCGCCTTGACGGGCACCTCGCCGGGGCACCTCCACGGTTCCCTCGACGGGCAGGCGGACGAAGTGCGGACCGATGACGAGGGGCGGCGGACCGATGACGAAGGGCGGACCAGCGGGGGCGGGCGACCACCGGCGGCGCGCGTACATCGGATCGTTCACCGCGGCCGGCGGCCTCGGCATCACCACCGCGACCGTCCACCCGGGGACCGGCGCACTCACCCCGCTGCACTCCACCGACGTCCTCCCCAACCCCTCCTACCTGACCGCGAGCCCCGACGGCAGATTCCTCTACGCGGTGGGCGAGACCCCGGACGGCACCGCAGCCGCCTTCGCCCTCACCCCTCGGGGGCCGGAGCTGCTGGCACCCCCGGTCTCCGTGGACGGCGCCGACCCCACCCACCTCACCCTGGCCGACGGCCACCTGGTCACCGCCAACTACAGCTCCGGCAGCGTCAGTACGCTCCCCGTACGGGCCGACGGCACGCTCACCGGCCCCGCCACCGTGCTCGCCCACCGGGGCGGCGGCCCGCAGGCCGACCGCCAGGAGGGCCCGCACGCCCACGCCGTCCTGCCCGACCCCAGCGGCCGCTGGCTGCTCAGCGTCGACCTGGGCACCGACTCGGTCCGCAGCTGCGTCCTGGCCCCGGCCGACGGCACGCTGTCCGTACACGCCGAAACCCGGCTGCGGCCCGGCAGCGGCCCCCGCCACCTCGCCTTCCACCCGCACGGCGACCGCGCCTATGTCCTCAACGAACTCGATCCGACGGTCACGGTCTGCCGATGGGACGCCGCCACCGGTGCGCTGACGCCGCTGGGGGAGACCCGCCTCCTCCCGGACGGGGCCGACGAGGCCGGAACCTTCCCCTCCGAACTGGTCGTCTCCCTCGACGGCCGGTTCGCCTGGGCCGCCAACCGGGGCCATGACAGCCTCGCCGTCCTCTCCCTCGACGGTGACGCCGCCACCCTCGTCACCACCGTCCCCTGCGGCGGCCACTGGCCCCGGGACCTGGCGCTGCACCCCGACGGCCGGCACCTGTACGCCGGCAACGAGCGCTCCGGTGACGTCACCTGGTTCACCGTCGACCCGGCGACCGGCATTCCGGACCGGGGCGGATCCGTCGAGGCGCCGGCCGCCTCCTGCGTGGTCTTTGCCTGAGCCGCCCGGAGCGGCCGTCCCGCCTCCGCGGGAGTCTCACCCCTGCCGAAAGCGCCCGCCGAAGTACACCTGGGTCTCGGCGAGCCGGCCGTCCCGCACCGTCAGCACCTCGACGTTGCGGTGCCGCTCGCCCGTCTTCAGCTCGTACTCGTACCGGACGAAGACCTGCTCGCCGTCGAGGGCCACGGCGTCGAGAATCTCCTGTGAGCGCAGCCGGTCCGCCGTGGGGAAGCAGATGTCGAGGAACGCGGCCTTGCCGATGTGGTCGTCCTGCGGGCTGGTGAAGACGAAATCCTCGGCGAGCAACCGGTCCATGGCGGCACGGTCCTGGGCGAGGTAGGCCCCGAAGGCGGCGCGGACGAGGTCGACGTGCGACATGAACTTCCTTCCGTGGGCGGCCCGCTCACGCCACGAGGGGCGAGCAGCCGGCGAATGGCCTGGGCAGGACGGTAGACCTTGCGGCGCTTGTGGACTCATCGGGCGGCGCGTCAGGCGTACGGCAAGCCCCCTGTGCGGGCATCTGACGGACGTACGCCCCTCGGCCGGCCTGCGACTCGACCGCCGGCCTCCCGGGCCCTCTGGCGGGTAACTGCGCCGGTCGGAGCCGAATCGGACGTATCGCCTCCGCCTGGAGGCGGCAGCGTGGCAAGGCGGTCGGGCACGGTGCCCGGGAAGGCGGCCGGACGCGGCGAAGGGCCGCCCCGCGCGCTGCGCGAAGACGGCCCTTCCGGGAGCGGCGTGGGCTCCGGGGAGTCCTGGGTCCCTAGCGGACCGGTGCCCCCTGCGCCTGCGTCGGCAGGTTGATGCCCATCGCCGCCGCGTAGTTCGACAGCACCAGTCGGCCGACCGTGCCGTAAGCGCCCAGCACCTCGGCCGATGCGCAGCCCGCCTCCGCCGCGGCCGCCCCCAGAAGGCCGTCGGTGATCTCCGGGCCGATCAGGTACGGGGCCAGTGCCAGCTGCTGCGAACCGGACTCGCGCAGCTGCTCGGCCGTACGGGAGATGGCGCCCTCCTCGTCCAGGGCGGCGGCCAGCACCGGTACCGCGAGGCGCGCGGAGAGCAGCATGCCGGTGATCCCGGCGGCCTGCACGGCCTCCTCGCCGCCGACGGTGGCGAGGATGATGCCGTCCGCCGCCGTGGCGACGGTGAACAGCCGGGCACGGTCCGCGCGGGCCAGACCGGCCTCGGAGAGCCGGACGTGCAGCGCCTCGGCGAGCAGCGGGTGCGGGCCGAGGACATCGGTCAGCTCGGCCCCGGAACCGCTGTTCATCATGGCCTGGCGTATCCGGCGCAGCAGGGCGCTGTCCGGTCCGGCCAGCAGCGGCACCACCACGGCGGCGGGTCCGGTGTCGGGCTGCCCGTCGGCGTCCGCCCGGGCCTTGTGCTCGTTGGCGGCCTGCGCCAGCACGGCTTCCAGGGACGGGAACTCGTCGTCGCCGCCGTCGACATAGCCGATCCGGGCGTCGAGGCCCGGGAGCTCGGAGCGGGCGATGCTGGAGACCTCTTCCGCCAGGCTGCGCGAGGCGCTGGAGGGGGTGCCGGGCACGGCCAGCACCAGCGCGGGCGCACCCTCGGGTGCGGCCAGCGGTTCCGGCTTGCGGTGGCGGCCGGACTGCCGTCGCGGCATTCGTACAGGCAGGCCGGGTGCGGCTCCCGGGCTCGGGGGTGCGGCGTCAAAATCGGGCGAGCCAGGTGCGGGCCCAGTGGGGGAACTCATGGCGCCGCATGCTAACGGTTCGGACCACCCCCGCGCGGAGGGAGGGTTCGCTGGAGCGGTATCCGTCCCGATTTATCCCGCGCGTCACGCCCGCGCTACCCCGGCGCAGGCCGTGTGATCTGCAACAACCGCCCCTCGACGGGCAGTGTCAGACGGCCTGCGGCCAGTGCCGCGGCGATGGCCAGCGCCCCGTCCAGCGGGCTGCCCGCTGCGGCCGCCGGACGTGCCCGGGGCAGCCGCTCGGCCAGCGCCCTGCGCAGCGGAGCCAGCAGCGGTTCGCCCAGGCCGAAGAGACCGCCGGTGCAGGCCACGGCGGCCTGGTCCCCCGGCGGGCAGACCGCGGCGGCAGCATCGGCGATATGGCCCGCCGCGGTATGCAGGATGCCGCGGGCCACCGCGTCGTCCCCGGCGGCGCAGCGGGCCACTTCCGGGGCGAACGAGGCCAGGACGGCGGGCCGGTCGGGGCGCGGGTAGAGCGCGCCGGGCAGCTCCGGGACCGGCCCGAACACCGCTTCCGCGCACGCCAGGAGGGCGGCCGAGCCGCCCGGCCGCCCGTCGTACGCCCGCATCGCGGCCTCCAGCCCGGCGCGGCCGATCCATGCGCCGCCACCGCAGTCGCCCAGCAGATGACCCCAGCCGTCCGCCCGGCGCCAGCCGCCCCCCGCGGTCAGATCCGTGCCCAGGGCGATCATTCCGGTGCCCGCGGCGACGACGGCACCGGGCCGCTGGCCCAGCGCACCGGCGTACGCGGTCACGGCGTCCGCGGCGAGGGCGAGGCGGCGTACCCCGAACGCGGTGGCCAGTGCGCCCGGCAGCCGGGCCCGCAGGTCCTCGCCCAGACTCGCCATACCGGCCGCCCCCACGCACACCGCGGCAAACCCGCGCACGCCCGCCTGGCAGCTCAACTCCTCTGCGACGGGCAGGAGTTGGGACAGCAGATGTTCCGCGTCGATCCCGGCGGGACCGGTGCGCACCGGTTCGTCGCAGGTACGGGAGGCCAGCGGCCGGGCATCGGGGTCGTCGGCGCGAGCGACGGCCACCCGCAGCCCCGACCCGCCCGAGTCGATCCCGAGCACCCCGGCACAAGAGCCGGACCCGGGGGTGTCCGGGGTGCGGCCCGCGGGCTCACCCAAAGCCGCGGGCATCCTGCTTGAGGGCGGTGTCGACGGTCAGGGCCGTGGCGACGACCAGGCTGAGCAGCGGATCGGGCAGCTGGTGGTGGATCTGCAGGACGTAGTTGTCCGCCGTCGTGAACATCGTCTTGGCGAGGCCTTCCCAGGTCTTGGTGATCCGGGCGACCTCGGTGTCGGCGTGGTCCACGATGGCGAAGTTCCAGGCGCGCCAGTTCTCGGCCTTGATGGCGCCGATCTGCTGGCCGTTGACCATCATCGCGAAGTTGATCTTCCCGATGGCGTTCTGCTGCACGATCTCGCCGACCGGCGAGCCGTCCGGACGCTGCACGATCACCTTGGACTTGATGATCTTCGCGGGGCGGGTCAGGATCAGCTGCGGCTGGCCGTAGGCGTCGCGGATCTCCAGCTTGTGGGTCATGTACTGATCGAGACTGGAGACGACGCGGAGCACCTTCTTCGCCGTGCTCTGGCCGACCTGGACGACCGCACCGATCGTGTTGCCGTGCTGGTCGAAGACGCTGTACTCGTTGCTGACCTCGATCAGCTTGGCCTTCTGGCTGACCACCAGCACCGGCTCGGTGAACAGGCTGCCGCCGCCCGGTCCGCCCGGCGCCACCGCCGCCTGCTGCGGCATCTGCTGCTGCATGGCACCCGGATGCGCACCCGGCATCGGCTGCTGTCCGTACGGCTGCTGCATGGGTTGATGCATCGGCTGTTGCATCGGCTGGCCGGGCGCCTGCTGGCCGGGCGCCTGCTGGGGGTAGCCGTAACCCTGCTGACCGTACGGTGCGCCGCCGTGCTGCTGACCGGGGTACGGGGTCTGGCCCGGCGCCTGCTGTGGCGCGGACTGCTGCGGCATCTGCTGCTGCGGGGCCTGCTGCTGCGGAGTCTGTTGCGGTGCGGCCTGCGCGGAGACCGGCTGCGGTGCCTGGCCCCGGTCGGGAGCCGCGGGCTGTTGTCCCGGGTGGGTGTGCTCGGTCCACTGGGACCCGTCCCACCAGCGAAGTTGGTGGGGGGTGCCCTGCGGATCGGCGTACCAGCCCGCAGGGATGTTCGCATTCGTCATGCCAGGCACACTATCGCCCGGTGTCAGGGCAGCCTCCAGTCGACGGGCTGTGCGCCCTGCCGCACCAGGAGGTCGTTGGCCCGGCTGAAGGGCCGCGAGCCGAAGAAGCCGCGGTCGGCGGACATGGGGGAGGGGTGCGCGGACTCGACGGCCGGCAGATCGCCCAGCAGCGGCCGGAGATTGCGCGCATCGCGGCCCCACAGCACCGACACCAGCGGGCGCCCGCGCGCCACCAGGGCACGGATGGCCTGCTCGGTCACTTCCTCCCAGCCCTTGCCGCGGTGCGCGGCGGGCTTACGGGGCGCCGTCGTCAGGGCTCTGTTCAGCAGGAGCACGCCCTGCTGCGTCCACGGGGTCAGATCGCCGTTCGACGGGCGGGGCAGGCCGAGGTCGGAGTGCAGCTCGCGGAAGATGTTCTCCAGGCTGCCGGGCAGCGGACGCACATCCGGCGCCACGGAGAAACTGAGCCCGACCGCATGCCCCGGTGTGGGGTAGGGGTCCTGTCCGACGATGAGTACCCGCACCTCGTCGAAGGGCTGTTGGAAAGCGCGCAGCACATTGTTGCCGGCCGGCAGATAGCTACGTCCGGCGGCGATCTCGGCCCGCAGGAAGTCGCCCATCGCGGCGATCCGTCCGGCAACGGGCTCAAGTGCCTTGGCCCAGCCGGGTTCGACAATGTCTTGGAGAGGTCGTGCAGCCACGGGATCACCCTACTGGCCGTGGCCCGCCCCCGGGCAACCGATGGCCCAGGCTCCTCCGTCCCTCGTCCCGCGCCGTTCCCCTCCCCCCCCGGCCTTCCTCAGGTCATCGCGGCCGCCCGCACACACAGCACGTCCGGCAGATGGGAGGCGAGTTGCTGCCAGCTGTCGCCGTCGTCCGCGCTGGCGTACAGCTCGCCGTTGCGGTTGCCGAAATACACCCCGGCGGGATCGGCGTCATCGACCGAGAGCGCGTCCCTGAGCACCGTGCCGTAGTGGTCCTCGTCCGGCAGCCCCTCGCTCAGGGCCTGCCAGCTGTCGCCGGCATCGGCCGTGCGGTAGACCCGGCAGCGGTGCCCGGCCGGCACCCGGTCGATATCGGCGGTGATCGGGAAGAGGTAGGCGACATCTCCCGTGTGCGGATGGGCGGCCACGGCGAAGCCGAAGTCGGAGGGCAGTCCGCCGCCGATGTCCGTCCAGTGCGCGCCCGCGTCGTCGCTGCGGTAGACACCCCAGTGGTTCTGCAGATACAGCCGGTCGCGGTGCACCGGGTCCTGCGCGATCTTGTGGACGCACTGGCCGAACTCCGGATGCTGGTCCGGCAGGAAGACCGCCTTCACGCCGTTGTTCGACGGGGCCCAGTTGGCGCCCCCGTCGAGGGTGCGGAAGACCCCGGCAGCGGATACGGCGACGGTGACCGCGTCGGCGTCCCGCGGGTCCGTGATCACCGTATGCACCGCCAGCCCACCGCCGCCCGGCTGCCATCTCTCCCGGCTGGGGTGGTCCCACAGCGCCCGCACCAGCTCGAAGGTCTCGCCGCGGTCCTCGGAGCGGAACAGGCCGCCGGGCTCGGTGCCCGCATAGACCACATCGGGGGCGGCGGGTCCTGCCGGATGCAGCTGCCACACCCGTTCCAGCGAAGTCCCGGTGTAATCCGGGTACTTGACCGCGGGGCGGGAGGGCTCGCGCCAGCTTTCTCCCAGGTCGTCGGAGTGGAACACCGAGGGACCCCAGTGCGCGCTGTCGGCCCCGGCCAGCAGCCGGGGCGTGGCGCGGCGGGTGTCGATCGCGAGGGAGTACACCGCCTGCGCGGAGAAGTGCGGACCGCTCACTTCCCAGTCGCCGTGCCGTCGGCGGCCGATGAAGAGCCCTTTGCGCGTGCCCACCGCGAGTACTACGTCAGTCATGCCGGAACACCTCCGGGACGCCGTTGTCTCAGATAGGGGCAAGTCTGCACCCGGCCACTGACAACGGCGTCCCGGAAGGTGTCCGCGCAGGTCGGACGGTGCGGCCACGGTCCCGCCGAGGCCGGCGCACGCCCTCCTGACGGCCTCAGACCGCCCGGTGGTACTGCTGCGGCACGGCGACGTGGGCACCCAGTTCCCGTGCCGCGTGCTGCGCGAAGCTGGGGGACCGCAGGAGTTCCCGGCCGAGCAGCACGGCATCGGCCTGGCCGTCCGCGATGATCTTCTCGGCCTGCCGCGCCTCGGTGATCAGACCGACGGCGCCCACCGCCAGACCGCTCTCCTTCTTGACCCGCTCGGCGAACGGCACCTGGTAGCCGGGCCCCGTGCTGATCTTCGCGTCCGGCGCGTTGCCGCCCGTGGAGGTGTCCAGCAGGTCGATCCCGTGCTCTTGCAGCTCGCGGGCGAAGCGCACGGTGTCGTCGGCAGTCCACCCCTCGCGCGCGTCGCTCTCGTCCTCGGTGAGCCAGTCGGTCGCCGAGATCCGGAAGAAGACCGGCAGTTCGTCGGGCCAGACCTCCCGTACGGCGTCCACGACCTCCAGCGCGAACCGCGTCCGGTTCTCGTACGAGCCGCCGTACTCGTCGGTGCGCCGGTTGGTGAAGGGCGAGAGGAACTCGTTGATCAAGTAGCCGTGCGCACCGTGGATCTCGGCCACCTCGAAGCCCGCCGCCAGCGCCCGCCGGGCCGTTGCCCGGAACTGCGCGACGACCTCCTGGATCTGCGCCACGGTGAGCTCGGCGGGTGCCGCGAAGCCCTCGCCGAACGGCACCGGGCTCGGCCCGACCGGCTCCCAGCCGTACCGCTGCCCGGGGAGGATCGGCGCGCCACGGTCCACCCAGGTGCGCTCGGTGCTCGCTTTTCGTCCCGCATGGGCGATCTGGATGCCCGGGGTGGTGCCCTGGTCCTTGAGGAAGCCGGTGATGCGCCGGAACGCCTCGGTCTGGGTGTCGTTCCACAGGCCGAGGTCGTACGGGCTGATGCGCCCCTCGGGGCTCACCGCGGTGGCCTCCGTGAGGATCAGGCCGGTGCCGCCCGCCGCCCGCGCGGCCAGGTGCTGGAAGTGCCAGTCGCCGGGCGCCCCCTCCGCCGGGCCCTCGGGAGCCGCGGAGTACTGGCACATCGGTGCCATCCAGAGGCGGTTCGGAACGGTCAGCGCGCGAAGGGTGATGGGCTCGAAGAGTGCGCTCACGGCAGGCTCCTGTACCTGAAGGCGAACGGGTGCCGGCCGGCCCCGCACTCATACGATAGGCGTCGTACTACGATGGATGTCAAACTACGATGCTTCTCGTACAATGAGCGGGCGGGCGACGCGCCAGGCCACACCGAGCCCCGCAGAATGAGTCAGGAGCCGTCATGCCGACCGAATCGACCTCCAGGCGGGCTCCGTCGGGCTCCCGGGCGCTGGAGCACCCGGCCC includes:
- a CDS encoding phospholipid scramblase-related protein; translation: MTNANIPAGWYADPQGTPHQLRWWDGSQWTEHTHPGQQPAAPDRGQAPQPVSAQAAPQQTPQQQAPQQQMPQQSAPQQAPGQTPYPGQQHGGAPYGQQGYGYPQQAPGQQAPGQPMQQPMHQPMQQPYGQQPMPGAHPGAMQQQMPQQAAVAPGGPGGGSLFTEPVLVVSQKAKLIEVSNEYSVFDQHGNTIGAVVQVGQSTAKKVLRVVSSLDQYMTHKLEIRDAYGQPQLILTRPAKIIKSKVIVQRPDGSPVGEIVQQNAIGKINFAMMVNGQQIGAIKAENWRAWNFAIVDHADTEVARITKTWEGLAKTMFTTADNYVLQIHHQLPDPLLSLVVATALTVDTALKQDARGFG
- a CDS encoding nuclear transport factor 2 family protein; translated protein: MSHVDLVRAAFGAYLAQDRAAMDRLLAEDFVFTSPQDDHIGKAAFLDICFPTADRLRSQEILDAVALDGEQVFVRYEYELKTGERHRNVEVLTVRDGRLAETQVYFGGRFRQG
- a CDS encoding lactonase family protein, yielding MTKGGPAGAGDHRRRAYIGSFTAAGGLGITTATVHPGTGALTPLHSTDVLPNPSYLTASPDGRFLYAVGETPDGTAAAFALTPRGPELLAPPVSVDGADPTHLTLADGHLVTANYSSGSVSTLPVRADGTLTGPATVLAHRGGGPQADRQEGPHAHAVLPDPSGRWLLSVDLGTDSVRSCVLAPADGTLSVHAETRLRPGSGPRHLAFHPHGDRAYVLNELDPTVTVCRWDAATGALTPLGETRLLPDGADEAGTFPSELVVSLDGRFAWAANRGHDSLAVLSLDGDAATLVTTVPCGGHWPRDLALHPDGRHLYAGNERSGDVTWFTVDPATGIPDRGGSVEAPAASCVVFA
- a CDS encoding WD40/YVTN/BNR-like repeat-containing protein, which codes for MTDVVLAVGTRKGLFIGRRRHGDWEVSGPHFSAQAVYSLAIDTRRATPRLLAGADSAHWGPSVFHSDDLGESWREPSRPAVKYPDYTGTSLERVWQLHPAGPAAPDVVYAGTEPGGLFRSEDRGETFELVRALWDHPSRERWQPGGGGLAVHTVITDPRDADAVTVAVSAAGVFRTLDGGANWAPSNNGVKAVFLPDQHPEFGQCVHKIAQDPVHRDRLYLQNHWGVYRSDDAGAHWTDIGGGLPSDFGFAVAAHPHTGDVAYLFPITADIDRVPAGHRCRVYRTADAGDSWQALSEGLPDEDHYGTVLRDALSVDDADPAGVYFGNRNGELYASADDGDSWQQLASHLPDVLCVRAAAMT
- a CDS encoding BadF/BadG/BcrA/BcrD ATPase family protein, which gives rise to MPAALGEPAGRTPDTPGSGSCAGVLGIDSGGSGLRVAVARADDPDARPLASRTCDEPVRTGPAGIDAEHLLSQLLPVAEELSCQAGVRGFAAVCVGAAGMASLGEDLRARLPGALATAFGVRRLALAADAVTAYAGALGQRPGAVVAAGTGMIALGTDLTAGGGWRRADGWGHLLGDCGGGAWIGRAGLEAAMRAYDGRPGGSAALLACAEAVFGPVPELPGALYPRPDRPAVLASFAPEVARCAAGDDAVARGILHTAAGHIADAAAAVCPPGDQAAVACTGGLFGLGEPLLAPLRRALAERLPRARPAAAAGSPLDGALAIAAALAAGRLTLPVEGRLLQITRPAPG
- a CDS encoding FUSC family protein yields the protein MLKRMFVAPDPGWLRLRSAARSVLGIGLAVTVCGLAGHSLVAAIAGGLAALLALFTVTDATVRAQMVTTGLLPVVGLPVLAVAAVLHDHPVGRGAVFAAVVGAGVYARRWGPRGHALGVFAFMTFFAAQFLHTVPGQLPELYAAVALALTASSLVRFGVWCYERRLPPAVPPPAPPAGRGLARATTRQAVQATAGSAFALLVGQLLSEQRWYWAVGATWWIFVNTTSRGETLVRGFRRTLGTVIGIVLGLLVVVPLHGAAVPTAVLVAVSVFGIFYTAAVSYTWMMLAVTLMATLLYGLLGVLDPGLLALRLAETGVGALGAALAVVFVLPVTTHATTDAWIERALRCVHHCTAEAAARLAGSATADPAPHIAELGPLLSRVRLSLSPLVHPLSPLRARKARARQVLALLDDCAREVRGLASIAADPEASHDARLTASCQRVEAAVEALTTPRGARDAGAAAIVVAHPPAAEPALAHLHGLERALAELSAPLRSSPRAPLVDA
- a CDS encoding NADH:flavin oxidoreductase/NADH oxidase — encoded protein: MSALFEPITLRALTVPNRLWMAPMCQYSAAPEGPAEGAPGDWHFQHLAARAAGGTGLILTEATAVSPEGRISPYDLGLWNDTQTEAFRRITGFLKDQGTTPGIQIAHAGRKASTERTWVDRGAPILPGQRYGWEPVGPSPVPFGEGFAAPAELTVAQIQEVVAQFRATARRALAAGFEVAEIHGAHGYLINEFLSPFTNRRTDEYGGSYENRTRFALEVVDAVREVWPDELPVFFRISATDWLTEDESDAREGWTADDTVRFARELQEHGIDLLDTSTGGNAPDAKISTGPGYQVPFAERVKKESGLAVGAVGLITEARQAEKIIADGQADAVLLGRELLRSPSFAQHAARELGAHVAVPQQYHRAV
- a CDS encoding Lrp/AsnC family transcriptional regulator, with product MSVDALDAKILRLLLEQPRTSVREYARLLGVARGTVQARLDRLERDGVITAYSPRLSPAALGHPVLAFVHIEVTQGHLEEVADALAEVPQIIEAFSTTGGGDLLTRVVARDAEHLEDVIQRLISLPGVVRTRTEVALRERVPHRMLPLVEAVGTTGSP
- a CDS encoding sirohydrochlorin chelatase, which translates into the protein MSSPTGPAPGSPDFDAAPPSPGAAPGLPVRMPRRQSGRHRKPEPLAAPEGAPALVLAVPGTPSSASRSLAEEVSSIARSELPGLDARIGYVDGGDDEFPSLEAVLAQAANEHKARADADGQPDTGPAAVVVPLLAGPDSALLRRIRQAMMNSGSGAELTDVLGPHPLLAEALHVRLSEAGLARADRARLFTVATAADGIILATVGGEEAVQAAGITGMLLSARLAVPVLAAALDEEGAISRTAEQLRESGSQQLALAPYLIGPEITDGLLGAAAAEAGCASAEVLGAYGTVGRLVLSNYAAAMGINLPTQAQGAPVR
- a CDS encoding uracil-DNA glycosylase, whose protein sequence is MAARPLQDIVEPGWAKALEPVAGRIAAMGDFLRAEIAAGRSYLPAGNNVLRAFQQPFDEVRVLIVGQDPYPTPGHAVGLSFSVAPDVRPLPGSLENIFRELHSDLGLPRPSNGDLTPWTQQGVLLLNRALTTAPRKPAAHRGKGWEEVTEQAIRALVARGRPLVSVLWGRDARNLRPLLGDLPAVESAHPSPMSADRGFFGSRPFSRANDLLVRQGAQPVDWRLP